A stretch of Physeter macrocephalus isolate SW-GA chromosome 1, ASM283717v5, whole genome shotgun sequence DNA encodes these proteins:
- the LOC112065043 gene encoding heterogeneous nuclear ribonucleoprotein A1-like — translation MSKSESPKEPEQLRKVFIGGLSFETTDGSLRSHFEQWGTLTDCVVMRDPNTKHSRGFGFVAYATVEEVDAAMNARPHKVDGRVVEPERAVSREDSQRPGAHLTVKKIFVGGIKEDTEEHHLRDYFEQCGKIEVIEIMTDRGSGKKRGFAFVTFDDHDSVDKIVIQKYHTVNGHNCEVRKALSKQEMASASSSQRGRSGSGNFGGGRGGGFGGNDNYGRGGNFSG, via the coding sequence ATGTCTAAGTCAGAGTCACCCAAAGAGCCCGAACAGCTGCGGAAGGTCTTCATCGGAGGTTTGAGCTTTGAAACAACAGATGGGAGTCTGAGGAGCCATTTTGAGCAGTGGGGAACGCTCACAGATTGTGTGGTAATGAGGGATCCAAACACCAAACACTCCAGAGGCTTCGGGTTTGTCGCATATGCCACTGTGGAGGAGGTGGATGCGGCCATGAATGCAAGGCCACACAAGGTGGATGGAAGAGTTGTGGAACCAGAGAGGGCCGTCTCAAGAGAAGATTCTCAAAGACCTGGTGCCCACTtaactgtgaaaaagatttttgttggtgGCATTAAAGAAGACACTGAAGAACATCATCTAAGAGATTATTTTGAACAGTGTGGGAAAATTGAAGTGATTGAAATCATGACTGATCGAGGCAGTGGCAAAAAGAGAGGCTTTGCTTTCGTAACCTTTGATGACCATGACTCTGTAGACAAGATTGTCATTCAGAAATACCACACTGTGAATGGCCACAACTGTGAAGTAAGGAAAGCCCTATCTAAGCAAGAGATGGCTAGTGCCTCATCCAGCCAAAGAGGTCGAAGTGGTTCTGGAAACTTTGGTGGTGGTCGTGGAGGTGGTTTTGGTGGGAATGACAACTATGGTCGTGGAGGAAACTTCAGTGGTTGA